In the genome of Euleptes europaea isolate rEulEur1 chromosome 4, rEulEur1.hap1, whole genome shotgun sequence, the window cCACCTTCTGGCCCTACCGCAtagcttatatattttttttaactgccTACAGCTGCAGTTCACTGCATACTTCCTTGGAAGAAAGCTCTAAGGAACTGGGTGGGATTTACTCCTGAGGAAACATGCAAAGAACAGGTAGTTAAATATTgcaagtaaaaaacaatattaaGCACACCAGTCAATCCATTTCCGAGAATGATTTCATTGCAGCTCGTGAATTCACCCTATGAGTCTTCCCCCGGGAAAGCTGGGAAGCCAGGAGGGTAATAGGACACCAGGAGGAGCTCAGGGTGGATGGCACAAGCCGCCTGCAGCTTCTTCTTCGTGGTTGGATTGAGAAACCTCATTGTCAGCctggaaagaggaaaaagaagaaacacTAGAAGCAGGAAAGAGGCGTTCAACAACTTGCTAATGCCAAGAAGGGGCAGCAGCTGGTTCCTACTTGTGCCAGTGAGAGCTCTACCAAGTGTAATACTAGTCATCTGTTGGGCAAGCTCTGCAGGGGAAAATCTCCAAGGTGGCAACTGGAAGCTGAGGGCATTCACTGACAATATTTTCCAGAGACCTGGAAGTCCCCAGGAAGATGGCAACAAGTCCATCAGATTATTTCCTGTGCTCGCCATCTCCCAGGGGGCTGGCTGGGGGTGTTGAAGAGCTTGGCACCCCGGAGAGAAGCTAGAGGTTGGTTGCCCGCCCCTGCTGTTGGTGACAAGACCGGAGTGGAAGCGGTAAGTGCATATAGCAGGCCcctttgaacacacgaagctgcttgatactgaatcagaccctcagtccatcaaagtcagtattgtctactcagaccggcagcggctctccagggtctcaggcagaggtcttccacatcacctactggcctagtccctttaactggagatgcaggggattgaacctgggaccttctgcatgccaagcagatgctctatcactgagccacagcccttctccattgctctccagggtctcaggctcagaaaggtctttcacatcacctacttgcccagttcctttaactggagatgccggggattgaacctgggaccttctgcatgccaagcagatgctctatcactgagccacagcccctcccatttccccaAGATGTTGAGTACATAACACAGCACCCCcttctttagaaaaaaaatagaatCTGCTTTGAAAAACTGTTCTGGGGAGTTAGTAGTGTCACCACGCTAGCCAATCAGTGCTGTGCAAAGACAACCAAGCCAAACCACTTTTTCCCTTGCAGAGAAGTTTGGAAGACTGTAGTGGAGGGAAGGCAGGTTTACGTTCCCCGCCGTTTGACTGTAGAAGTAGCGTATGCCACCAAATGCATCTGCAAGTTGATGGAGACTAACATCGGTGCCTGGTTCCAAGCAGCCCATCTCTGCCCTGGGAATTTAATACAGGCTGGTGGACAGAATTGTGGACTCCTGACTGCCAGGATGAAGGTTCTCGCTCAGCCACGGACGGTTGCTCTCACCCAGTCTGGTGCCTGGGCCACAGTCTGAAAATAACACCCCCGCACTGTCCCGTCCTCACTCTTTCAAGCCGAAACTTCGGCTGTACAGACTTGCTTGGCACAGAAGATTGTTATGAGTTTGCAGACGATGAATTGGGTCTTCCCTATGAGCGTGGCCTGCCGTGGCACACCCAAGAGGAGCCAGAGGGGATGAGAGAATAATGGGGAAACTGCTTGGACTGTAGATCAGGCCTACGCTGTGCTCAAGAACCAGCGGAGCTCAGAAGAGGTGAGACCCTCTCCCAGGTGAAGgagagaagaagatgagttggtttttatatgccaattttctctgccttttcaggagtctcaaaccggcttaccatcaccttcccttcccctccccacaacagacaccttgtgaggtaggtggggctgagagagttcagagagagctgtgactggcccaaggtcacccagcagacttcatgtggagaagtggggaaaccaacccggttctccagattagagtctgcctctcttaaccactaccccacaccgATGCTCCAAAAACCACGTTAATTAAAAACCATATCTCACATCTCACCTAGCTATGCTCCCTTTAAATCTACCCCTTTGAAGATATTAGGCCctgaattagggatgccagcctccaggtgaggcatagagacctcccagaatcacatctccagactaaaggGATCTGTTTAGAATCGGGCACACCGTGCTGGGAACTGGCTGAGTCACCTCGGAGTGCCTCCTCTTTCTGGGGATCTGATGCTGGGACGCCatacctatgaggaaaggctaaggactTTGAGTTGGGGGGTTTAGAGAAAATATTACCAAGAGGGGGCATAACAGAGGTTTCTAAAGTTATGCATGGAGCAGAGAAAGGGCTCAGGagcaatccttggcatctccaatgaaCTACTCATGGGTAGCAGGTACTGGGGTAAGGCCTTTGTCCGAGGCCTCAGAGAGTCCTTCATATGGGCCGAGAGCCACGTTACCATTAAATGACACCACCGGTCCGGACACTTACGCCAGTCTCTGGAGTGTGCAGCTCGGCCTCTTCAGCGCCGCGCTCAGCTGCCTGACGCCTTCATCTCCCAGCCGGTTCTCGCCCAGGCCCAGCTCTGCCAGGGTCTCGCTGGTTCCCAAGACGGAGGCCAAGTCCTCACATACAGCAGCCGTGAGCCCGCAGCTGTGCAACCTGCCAAGCAAGACCAGGAGATGCATGGCCTCCTCAAGACACGCTCATTTATCACGTCTGCAGACTGACGGAGGCAGGAAGGGAGCAGGTTGGCTGTggaccatgaatagggttgccaacctccaggtggttatacaGTACAAACTGACCGCACTTGTGGTGGTTCCATCCACAATAAATTCAGATGACCATACAACAACGATGTTGATGTCTTTTGGATGTGATTACAGTTCTTGGCATTGATATGTGTATGTCAGATTATTGGATTATTTGATGTGAATACAATTCTTTAGATCGGTGTGTATATTAACCGGAATTGCTAATTttttcaaacctccaggtggtggctggagatctcccactattacaactgatctgcaggtgacagggatcagaccccctggagaaaatggccgctttggaaggtggactctatggcacagtaccacactgaagtccctcccttccttaaaccctaccctcctcaggctccacccctaaaatctccaggtatttcccaacctgaagttggccaccctagccatgAAGCCCCCAAGATACAGGGTCTCCTCGGCTGGGTGGCCCCCATTTCTGCCTCAGGTCCCACACATGTCGCTTGGGGATGTTAATGCTGATCTACCTGAGAGGgtaccctgacctggttggcccaggctagcctgaactcatcaggtcttggaagctaagtagggtcagccctggttagggctTGGTTGGGaggccaccgaggaagtccagggttgccacacagaggcaggcaatggcaaaccacctgtctcttgccttgaaaaccctacggggtttccATACATTGGCTGTGGTTgccagcactttcctccaccaccacctaatAGGGTAGCTAGGAGGGTTACTATGTTGAAGAACAAGGGGATGAAAAGGGTGGAAAGACAGTTGTACCTAGTTGCAACCGAGGATGCAGAGACAGGCTCAGGGGCCACCAAAGGGGAGAGACTGACCTTCCTGCATCCAGGGCCAAGCTTGCTGATTGCATTGGTAGCCTGTCCATCTCCCATTACGTAACTCAAGACAGATAACATCAGGGGTACCCGAGAGGCTTCCCCCCAAAGCACTGACCAGACTCACGGGTGCTTCATCCTGACCCTGCTCTGGGATATGACAGCAAGTGACCCcataaataaaagaagaagaggaagaagagttggtctttataccccacttttctctacctttaaggagaaccaaagcagcttacaatttccttcccttcctctccccacaacagacaccttgtgaggtcggtggggctgagagagttcgaagagaactgtgactggcccaaggtcatccagcaggcttcatgtggaggaccggggaatcaaatccggttctccagattagagtccgccgctcatgtgtaggagtggggaaaccaacccgcttctccagcttagagcccaccgctcatggggaaaccaacctggttctccagattacagtctgttgctcatgtggaggagcagggaatcaaacctggttctccagattaaagtccgccactctgaaccactacaccactctagttTTGAAACTTGGAATTGCAGAACCAGAGAGGCCACAATCCAGAtacagaggtggtggtggggggggcatACCTGCTTCCCACGTGGCGTTGTTCCCCAGTCTGAATTCTACCCCACTCCCTTCCTGGCTTGTAGCTTTTATTTGCCCACAAGGAAAAACGGGTGGCATGTCACTGGGTACCGatatgtttcccccacccccatgggcaAATCCCAGACCCAGCCAATGAGGCCCCCACAGGTGAGCGCTGATCCATCCAGGGGTATCCCATCAATACGTCTGGTTTGGTCCTcggtgttgccaacttcctggcttgtcctgctcctgtgcctttccTGGGGAAAGCTTTTCCCATCACTTGATTTCCTGGGAAAATGTTCTTGCTCCCGAAGCTCTTGCATGCAAGGTTGCTCTTCAAGGCTCAGGAGAAGCAGGGTCAAGACAAATCAGTTGGCaacctggtggaaaagctcttgcgctctgagcaaaggcgagtCTCTACCAAGTTGCTTTGACAGAAGCCACTCGCTGGATGGCACTAGGGCATCAGCAGAGGGGTCTGCAGAGCAGGTTGGTACCCTGATCCTGACTGTGGTCGGGGCCTGGGCCCTGTTAAATCAAGCAGGCTGTGTCTAACCCTAGCATCCCTCCCTACAGCCCCAGGAAGCCAGATTTGAGCAAGCCACATACAAGAGTCTTTGCAGCCTGGATTGTGGGTGCTTCAGCCCCCCACACAGTTGCTGGACTCCCAGATCTCCCAGGTGATTCTCTCCCAGATCCAGCTCAGTTAGGCACTGGTTAGATTCCAGGAACAGTGACAAGGACTCGCAGGCCGCAGCTGTAAGATTGCAAGAATTCAGCCTGCAAGAGAAAAAAACAGGTCAGGAAGGACGCTTTGGCATTTGGTAGCAAGCTGGTAGCAAGCTGCTGTCAGGGAATCGAGAAGAGTCAAGCAAGAGTCAAGTGGCGCAGAGTGGCTCACGATCAgagttagatcccaacggaagttggtttcaggtggacgactcaaggttgactccgccttccatccttccgaggtcggtaaaatgagtagaggaagaagagctgcctttctctacctttaaggagtctcaaagcagcttacaatcaccttcccttcccctccccacaacagtcaccctgagaggtaggtggggctaagaaagttcgtaagagaactgtgactggccaaggacacacagcaggcttcatgtggaggagtggggaatcaaacctggtactccagaatagagtccaccactcttaaccactacactatgctagctCTCAGCTTgttgagggtaaagtgtagatgactggggaagacaatggcaaactaccctgtaaacatagcctACCTagtaagcgtggtgtagtggttaagagaggtggtttggagcggtggactctatctggagaactgggtttgattccccccacctccacatgagcagcggaggctaatctggtgagctggatttgtttccccactcctgcacacgaagccagctgggtgaccttgggccagtcacacactctcagctccacctaccttcacaaggtgtctgttgtggggaggggaaggaacggtgattgtaagccagtttgagtttcccttaagtggcagaaaaaggcggcatataaaaaccaactcttcttctcctcctagtaaacatcgtgatgtgatgtcaccccatgggtcagtaatgacccagtacttgcacaggagactacttttaccttttaaatcCAGCCATGGCCATCCCAAACTCATCACAGTTTAggagctatgcagggttggccaGACTTATTTTGGTGCAttttattacaaaatataaaacacaatTCCATCAGACAACAGAAGGCCTCCAATAGACCATGCAGCAGGACTGGGATGACAAAATCAGAATGAAAAGGCAAACATGACCACTATCTAAGGCATATCCCATAATGTTCAAAGGGGATCATAAAGGTAGAAGACAACTCAGTACAGGCTAGGTGATTCTCTACAAGACACCTTGGAATAGACGATTATCCTCCTCTCTTATCGAAGCGACCAGCCACTTACCGGAGACTCTGGAGTTTACTACCCGAGTGGATCAATCTGTCACACAAACAAATCACACCCAAGTCACGCAATGGATTGTCACCCAGGTCCAGAGTGGTCAGACCCTGGTTCGTCTCCACAACTGAGGCGAGAGTTTCACATGAAGCAGTCGACAGTCCACAGCGATTCAGCCTGAAAAAGTAGAAACAGTGCAGGGATAATACAAAAGGATATTGACTTACTTCATCTATACACCGTCTTTCTTCTCGACGGGGACCCAAACGGCTTAcatccttttcctttcctccatttcatcctcacagcaaccctgtaaggtagctcAGGCTATGAGCGCATAGCttcctagcaagcttccatggcagagcagagattcgaaTTTGGGTCTCCTGGATTCCAGTCcggcagtctaaccactacattgcACTGGATAACAAGTAGCGGACGGATCAAAAGGGCTTTGAGCCTGCCGTGTCTTTGCATAGCCGGGGGGAAGATCGTGTCTCATTTCAGTAACAGCGGCCAACCCACACTGATTCCCAGTGGCTTCAGCACATGCCGATCCACTACTCATCTGCATGTAGCTTAGGCTACATCgaggagagccagggtggtgcattggttaagagcggtggactctgatctggagaaccgggttcgattccccactcctccacatgagcggcagaggctaatctggtgaactgggttggtttccccactcctccacatgaagccagctgggtgaccttgggctagtcacagctctcttagagctctctcagccccacctacctcccagggcgtctgttgtggggaggggaagggaaagtgattgtaagccggtttgagtctcccttaagtggtagagaaagtcggcatataaaaaccaactgttcttcttcttcatgtgctgAAGTAGCCGGACGTTTGCATGGGATGGCCGGCCAATCCACAGAGGTCATGTTGGCAAGGAACGTTTTCAGAAAATATACCCCTTTCCCCACCCATGGAAGCATGCAAGGAAAAGTTTGAGCAGACTGAACAGAACCAGCCCACTGACTGAGAACAGTCCTGTGAGatccaagttgggggggggggggctaacccGGATTCCTGTTGGCCACACAGGCTGGCCTTAAATGCAGCAGCCCTCACTTAATGCTTGTCCCTCCACAACTGTCCCTTTACagctatactgcctctgaacatgggggttCGATTTAGCTATGATGGCTTATGGCTATTGACAGACGTGTCTTCCAATACAGCAAGCTTCCAAAACCTCCTAATCTTCtaacatccttttttaaaaggagccctagagatgtgaaggcccagagAAAAACAATCCACCCCGATTTTTCCCTAGGGCTTTTGTCATTTTTTTCTTATGGAAAAAATGGAACGTTTTGGGGATCACTGCGAAaaagaggatttccccccctctttgaaATGAGTGGAATGAATGttaagacaaggttttattcactcaaagtatatagcaaaaaaaaagcaatttgggAGATCACTAAAAAAAAAGCACTCctatgaaatatatattttttggaatgagtgaaatgtgcCAAAATAGCATGGGGTGCATCAGCTTGCAATTCTTGCTTTAGTCTTAGATATATtttcaattttgcttgtagaaaactaaaacgtttacattttaaaattatataaatatGCCAATTAATAAACACTACATGCTAATTAAGTTAATGACGCACCTGATAATGtaaaagcagcaaaataagtttaggtttgataggaaggtAAGCATGGCAAATATTTCATTTTCCCCCAAAACTAGTTTTTCTAAAAAAAGGGACACTTTTTATCCCCATGGATTCAAACTTTCTCAAAATTTTACATCTTTAGGCTGACAGGACACTGATGAAAAATAGATGAGCACCCATTCTGGATAGAAGGCACTAAACTGTGTACTCAGGATCGTCAAGAGGTTGCTCTGTGAATTTCCCCAAATACTTACTGGATGGCTGAAGACGCCAGGAGTCCAGGTAAGAGCTGCTCAAGTCCTGCAGGGCTCAACGTATAGCCAGAGAGCCAAAGTGAGTGGGAAACCTCCGAAGCTGACAGGCAAAAGGAAAGAGCTTCCAAATCCAGCTCAGTAGAGAGCTGATCTCGAAGATCCAGGCTGTGGACATGTCCCATCACGCTCTTAGCAAACTCAATGTCCTCCATCTCATAGACGCAACGGCACAGTTCCATCAAGTCCTGTTGTCTCCTGAAAGAATGGTGCTTGGCTTCCTCTTCCACCCACCTCAACAATTCCTGCAAGAGTCCCCTCCTAGACGTCTTGCAGTGCCATGTTTTCTGAAGGGCACTCAACCTCTTCATGTTAGAGAGGCCAAAGAGGAAACGCAACAACATGGAGTAGTCACCGCCCTGTTCCTTCCTGCTTCCCAAAACCTTATTCAGGTCTGTCCGAGATGATCCAGAGTTCTCATCTTTCTCCAGAAGGAAGGACAAGGCTGCAAAGAATTCCTGGAAACTTAAGTGGGTGAACTTATACGTGGCTGCTCGGAAGACATCTCGGCGGAGGACCCTGCCACTGGCAGAAAGGGCTTCCAAGTCTGGGTGGCTCAGGCTGTGTGCTTTCCACATTTCTTCATCAAAGACAATCATTTTGCAGAGCACCCCGTCTTTGGCCAGGGAGCACAGGCCTTCCAGGTTGCTCGGCCGGGAGCGACCCTCGAGGAAACTAAACAGGAGCCGCGTGTGAATTTCAGTGAGTGTCGCTGTCTCTGGGACCACCTTGAGGAGGCCGCTTTGTGGCTTCTGTCTGAAGACGGAGCAGATAatccaacagaccatgggaaggaAGCACATGCTGAAAAGGGTTTCGTTTCTCTGTATGATTTCGAAGGCTCGGGTGGCTTCTTCATGGTTCCCAAAGAAGCGGTGGAAATACTCCTTCCTCTGAGCTGGGCGAAACCCCAGAACCTCCACAAACTGTGGTGACTTCAGGCTTAGCTGGAGGGACCCTAGAGCGGTGGGCCTTGAGGTCACAATAAGGTGGCTCTTGGCAAGGAGCTTTTTCTCAAGTAGACCCCTCACCAAGTCCCAAGGGGCCTGCTTTTTGTGGAGGTCTCCGCTCAGCATCTCACTCAGGAGACTGGGGGACTTCAGTTCATCAAAACCATCCACAATGACCAGGATGCTGTCTTGGTGCATGAAGATGTCCTCCTCTAGAAGAGTTCCTGGAGGGCAGAGGGTGAGTAGCAGGTCAACCATGCTCACGGGCTCCCCGTCATGGTCCATCGCTCCACAAGGGATGTAGAAGACGTAGTCAAACCTTTCCTGCCAAAGCTTGCCAGATGCCCAGTCCAGCATGATCTTCCACGTGGCTGTAGTTTTTCCCACCCCGGCAGGTCCCAACAACACGGTGGTTCGGGAGTTCTGGCACTGGCCATCCGAATCAAACAGACTCTTCAGGCTGACCTCAAGGAAGTCTTTCGGGCGAGCCTCCATCTCCCGGTGCTTCCGCTCCACAGCTGACAGTTCGTGGGCTCTCCCCTGCGGGCACGGGGTCCTCGTCAGAAGCAACTCTGTGTAGCTTTGGCAGAGGGTCACCATTGTGCCCGGGTGGACGGGCTGCTCCCATCGGCTTCGAAAGGTCTCCTGGATATGCTGTTTGTACTTCTTCCTGCAATCTAGTGGAACCGCACAGAAGAGGCAATTGGGCACCGTTCCCCAATCATCCTGCTTCAGAGTAGCACACTTATCATGTAAAGGCCAATtctgccaaggagctcagggtaactTATGTGGTCTTTCCCTCCCATTTTATgcccacaataaccctgtgaggtagattaggctgggagacagtatgtgtgtgtgtgtctgtgtgtgtctggCCCTGGCTCTACAAAATGCTTTTAGAAACCTGACATTTCTGCAGCAAAGAAACCTACACTATTTGAAAAGAATAAAATAGTTTAGACTCAGATGTGTCTCTTTtacctagcgtggtgtagtggttaagagcggtggactctaatctggtgaaccgggttcaattccccacttctccacatgaccttgggctagtcacagttctctctgaactctctcagccccgtctacctcacaaggtgtctgttgtggggagaggaagagaaggcgactgtgagctgctttgagattctttaaaggtagagaaaagcagggtataaaaaccaaccctccttcttctaaTCTCAATTTTTGCAAAATTTGGGActtggagaagggaaaggaatgaTTAGTTAGTGgaggcatctgtgtgtgtgtgtgagagagagagcattctCTCCCATCTAGAGAAAAGATAGACAGACAAGCTCCATAAGTCCTATTATATACCACTATACCTGTGGCTAATTTCATAAAAAGCAAAATGCCGCCACCAAGCCTATGTGAAAGTCATATCCCCCAATATGATTGCTACCTTCTTTCTTCTGGCATGACATGCAGAAGATGAAAAGGCAAAGCATTTCCAGCAGAGACAGAATTGCAACGCCTGTTGAATTTCAGCCTACCAGgcaaccaattaaaaaaaatgacaaccCTATTTTGAATTTTTGTATTCCTTCAACTCCACTGAAGTTCTTGAACAGCCACAAAAGACCAGTAGAAGACTGAGTATAACATACTTGGTAATAAAATACAACCCACCCATTATTACCAAAATTGAAGAGTTTCTAACACAACCACACCACATAGCAATAATAACTGAACCtcaaaattaaggttgccaacctccaggagcggcctggaattctcctggaattcaaGTGTTCTCcaaggctgcagagatcagttcccctggaggagatggcTTCATGGACAGTGAACTGTAGGGCacccacatccctgctgagctctctctcttccccaggcGCCACCTTCCCATGgcacttcccccaaatctccgggaattccccaaactggagctggcaaccttgctaAACAGCAACCAACACAAGACCATAAAGAGGAGAAAGAACTGAAAAGCCATCTGGAAAATGCCCAATAAGCTTCCAGGCACGGAGACAGGGGGGCATTCCAGAGTTGGGGGTGTGGGGCATCCACTGAGAAAACTACCTGTCTCCGTTCTGTAGGTGGGAGGACATGGGGGGCTGAGAGGGCAGCATGGTGTACGTGGGGGCAAGCTAGGGTTGCCGAATCTGAGGTGGGGAACTGGAGATTTGGTGATGacgcctgggaagggtgggaccTCGgcggggtgtaatgccacagagtccaccctctttctccaggggaactgctcatCCAGAGATCAagtgcaattctgggagatctccaggacacacctggaggttggcaaccctagggcaagcAGGTGGCCCTGGACGTGCCGAGGCcatccaaactagggttgccagctctgggctgggaaatacctggagattttggggcgg includes:
- the LOC130476728 gene encoding NACHT, LRR and PYD domains-containing protein 3-like, producing the protein MEEAAEPLEDALLFALDDLRGENFKRFKNKLCFLRMEGKAPIPWSAVRDADTVDTVQLLLQAYGEEGARDVAAQVLQAIHLQGSAARLQKWKWHDCRKKYKQHIQETFRSRWEQPVHPGTMVTLCQSYTELLLTRTPCPQGRAHELSAVERKHREMEARPKDFLEVSLKSLFDSDGQCQNSRTTVLLGPAGVGKTTATWKIMLDWASGKLWQERFDYVFYIPCGAMDHDGEPVSMVDLLLTLCPPGTLLEEDIFMHQDSILVIVDGFDELKSPSLLSEMLSGDLHKKQAPWDLVRGLLEKKLLAKSHLIVTSRPTALGSLQLSLKSPQFVEVLGFRPAQRKEYFHRFFGNHEEATRAFEIIQRNETLFSMCFLPMVCWIICSVFRQKPQSGLLKVVPETATLTEIHTRLLFSFLEGRSRPSNLEGLCSLAKDGVLCKMIVFDEEMWKAHSLSHPDLEALSASGRVLRRDVFRAATYKFTHLSFQEFFAALSFLLEKDENSGSSRTDLNKVLGSRKEQGGDYSMLLRFLFGLSNMKRLSALQKTWHCKTSRRGLLQELLRWVEEEAKHHSFRRQQDLMELCRCVYEMEDIEFAKSVMGHVHSLDLRDQLSTELDLEALSFCLSASEVSHSLWLSGYTLSPAGLEQLLPGLLASSAIQLNRCGLSTASCETLASVVETNQGLTTLDLGDNPLRDLGVICLCDRLIHSGSKLQSLRLNSCNLTAAACESLSLFLESNQCLTELDLGENHLGDLGVQQLCGGLKHPQSRLQRLLLHSCGLTAAVCEDLASVLGTSETLAELGLGENRLGDEGVRQLSAALKRPSCTLQRLALTMRFLNPTTKKKLQAACAIHPELLLVSYYPPGFPAFPGEDS